Proteins found in one Pristiophorus japonicus isolate sPriJap1 chromosome 25, sPriJap1.hap1, whole genome shotgun sequence genomic segment:
- the LOC139238078 gene encoding zinc finger protein ZFP2-like — translation MEKTWECGDYGKRFNDPSELEVHPGTHTGERPFSCSECGKGFIPSSHLLTHQRVHTRERTFTCSECGKACTQSSHLLIHQRSHTGKRPFTCSECGKGFTTSSTLLRHQRVHTGERPFICSKCGKAFTTSRILLRHQRAHTGGRPFTCSECGKGFTRSFTLLRHQLVHNGERPLTCSDCGKGFTQSTDLVAHQQVHSGERPFTCSLCGKGFTQSSNLLIHQRVHTGERPFTCSVCGKGFTQSANLLTHQRVHTGERPFTCSVCGKGFTRLSHLQTHQRVHTGERPFTCSECGKRFTALFNLLIHQRVHTGL, via the coding sequence atggagaaaacatgggaatgtggggactatgggaagagattcaatgacccatctgagctggaagttcatccgggcactcacactggggagaggccattcagctgctctgagtgtgggaagggattcattccgtcatcccacctgctgacacaccagcgagttcacactagggagaggacattcacctgctccgagtgtgggaaggcatgcactcagtcatcccacctgctgatacaccagcgatctcacactgggaagaggccattcacttgctctgagtgtgggaagggattcacgacctcatccaccctgctgaggcaccagcgagttcacactggggagaggccgttcatctgctccaagTGCGGGAAGGCATTCACTACTTCACgcatcctgctgagacaccagcgagctcacactggggggaggccattcacctgctctgagtgtgggaagggattcacgcggtCATTcaccctgctgaggcaccagctagTTCACAATGGTGAGAGGCCGCTCacttgctctgactgtgggaagggattcactcagtcaaccGATCTGGTTGCACACCAGCAAgtgcacagtggggagaggccgttcacctgctccctgtgtgggaagggattcactcagtcatccaacctgctgatacaccagcgagttcacactggagagaggccattcacctgctccgtgtgtgggaagggattcactcagtcagccaacctgctgacacaccagcgagttcacactggggagaggccattcacctgctccgtgtgtgggaagggattcactcggttatcccacctgcagacacaccagcgagttcacactggagagaggccattcacttgctctgagtgtgggaagagattcacagcATTattcaacctgctgatacaccagcgagttcacactgggttgTGA